In Porites lutea chromosome 8, jaPorLute2.1, whole genome shotgun sequence, the genomic stretch CGATGCTGAACAAGTGCTCTGGAACTGATCTCTTTGATCAATGTACAGCCttacttttacaaaaaattaagTTCTCCAGtcaataaaacattaaaaaagcgTATCACTGTTATTAAAAATTGAACTATCTGAACCACAGTTCGGGTACTTATATAAGATAACAACAATATTATAAGATGGTCCTGAAGGGGGGTATATCAAATCCCAGTTCCCAACCTAAGTTTGGTCCAAATCCCATTCCCAGTGGTTGTTTGCCGGAAACTGATGGCATGCACATAATAAATGAAAAGCTGCACTGATTGACACCGTCTGGATACAGGTATATCAGTTcatctggaaagaaaaaatctcTCATTCTACTGGACAAGTCAAAAATCTTTCTCTTCCAACTCTTGTTGGCATAACTATATTAAAAATACTTCTCTCAATCTCACTTTCAACATCTTCATCCGACTCACGCACTATCTCTACTTCGCCGCGTTAGAAGTAGTTGTCACGCTTCAGTCGAAATCAGTTAAAGATTATAGTTTGCAATTTTCTGTGCGGGTTACCGCATTGTTTGCTGAACTCAAACATTTCGATGACCATAATTGTGCAACGTGCGGGAAACACTTTTTAAATCAGATGCCATTTTGATCTTTCTCAAATGGGCATGTCATTTCAGCGACAACAAACCACTGAACAGGGAAGCTGACAGAACTTCATTTATGCATTGCTACACTTTGGTTTACTGATGCGTGATTGGATTTGTCCATTTCCAAAAGTAGGCTTATTTGTGCAAAATTGTGTCAAATAATTGAGTCCAAGTCCTCTAAAGAAGAGAAACCACAATGCCATTTTCAAAATTGTTCATGCCTCTCCCAGTGCAGTTTATCCCATTTTCCCACtccaaaaaaagtaaaatcccAGTTCCTGTTTTACCCCTTCAGGACCCTCTTATAACTGTTATGTCACTCAAGGAATAGTAAGTTACAGTTTTAACTAAAATGGTATTTACTAACTTACTAATCAGGCGCACCCAACGACAGCTTTATCACGAAAATCAGCTCTGAAATTTCTCTTTATAGGCTTCCTGGGGAGttttaaaagcaatataaatGAATAATTCGCATCGCTATAAAAATGTTAGGCATACTAGAGAGCTTCGAACAGACATTTCctagaaaacggtcgttgggtgcccctgactaacCTGTTGCGATGCGCTATAGTTTGGAGACGCTTCCGTTTATAACGCGTTCTGGCCTTCCATCCAACGTCATCCACTAGGCCAAAATTTAGCCTTTGAAGTTCGTGAATGTATTATCCTTTGAcaaaaacgcaaattcatttgtCTGGACGTAGTAAATTTTCCGTCAATTTGCCAATTTCCTTAGTTGTTACGCAAACAAAATGTTACACTAAGCACAACAAGCTAAGGTATAAAAAATCATTTAGGAAACTGATTTTAACAGTTTCAGGGTAAACTCCCAATAGTTAAcgctaaaaaaaaactaaattttgcGCAAGATATTTTTAGCAATATGTAAAGTATAAGAATATATAGCAAAATCAACGGTCCAAAATTGTAGATATTTTATGCTCTATAGATTTGTTCTAACGCAATGATTAACCGAAGGAACACGTGCGTAAGTGAAAGTACCATTTGAGAAACGTATTTCAACATCATCAAAGGAAGTAAAATTTCTCTATCAGCTAATGCTGCTGCGCTGCAATAGTTTTAGGCAGTAAAAAAGTATAATATTCATTTTCTACGGTTACACGAAACCTTTTTTCCTCAGGTAAAATAGACTTTGATATCATAATGTTCCTTTGATTCAGCAGTACTCTTTCTTTGACATCTCCCTGCAATCAGCACGGCCCCTGTAAATAAAGTAacaattgattaattaatacgCTTGAACAGCGAAATCACGGCCTCAATACTACTCGTTCTATAGAGGTTTTAAGACAAAAAGCCTTAGATTACAGGATAGTAAGGATAAGACGAATGTAAAATCAAAGTTGGGCAGGAGCTCAAAACCTTTCATTACTTTACAACAAGAGAGTACGTTAGAGCTACTTGTATTATCTAGCTATATGGTGTATACACAAAAATGGGTTTCTagaaacattttttggtctattttctACCTATTTAACCTGCTTTTCTGCTCATAACAAATCataaaataaaggttttaaCTCTTTTTCACAAATATGACATTTCTCTTTGGAATAGGATAAAATGATGACTTAATGGTAGTTCAAACTAAAATGTTGAGGCAAAAACTAAGAATTCTCAACGCACAATCCAGAGCCAGTATGTCACGGCAACAGCCATTTACAGTGAATGCTGATTTTGCACTTAATTATATGATTATTGAAAGGTCTCTATAGTGTtcaacaaacgtttttaaacaattttgtaTTACAGAAATGAAATCTGATTACGTAAATCCAGAATGATTGTACACCAACGAACCATCCATATTATTTTCTTGTCAATATTATTCACCCTGTCTTGCTTTTACTGcttatttgtatttaattttgtcaATTCCTTTACATTTTAATTTGAAGACAATAAAACCTTAAACCttatttgaacaaaagaaaagccTGTACTTACAGCTTTCTCAACggtttacatcaaattcaatcGTGACGTCATCGCCAATCAGCACAAATGGAGCCCAGTACTTTGGGGCGGAAAAGTCGTCCGAATCTCGAAGGCATTTCATGGCCTTCTGTAGAGCAGTACTGGCACTTTCTCCAACTCTCAGGTGTTGGTAGAAACATTTCATAAACACCATCGTGGCTTCATCATCAATTGCCCAGAGTGAAGCCAGCACAGAACGAGCACCGGCAAACAAGAAAGCCCTCGCCATACCGACCACACCCTCAGACGAGACCTCTCCTTGACCACTATGGCAGCAACTAAGAACAACTAGCCTCGCTGTCAGCTTAATGGCCTGTAAATCAGACATTTTCAACATGTAGTCCTCTTCCGTAGGGATACGAGTCTTGGATTGCCACCCGGGGTTGGGAGCCAAAGCAATTTCACCAGCTTCCTTTCCTCCGTGTGCTGCAATGTGAATCAAAGCGACTGAATCTATTCTCCGAAGCACCTCTTCTTTGGTTGCAGCTTCTCCTGTGAGTGGTTGGCTGTTAAGAAGTTTTCCAATCATCTCGACTTCTTTTTTTGCGAACTCCAGCTGATCATAAATGGGTTTATCCCTTTTATTTGTAACTTTCTTCAAACATGGATCCCCAACAAGCAGGGCGCCAGTTTTACTGTGGTATTCACTTGAAGAATCTCTTATTATTTTCAAACTTGTCAGTGAGGGAATAATACGGATCCTTAAAGTTTCACTTAGGGCTGTCCAAGGAGCTAAACACAAAGCACCATCAGGGACTACAACCAGTTCATCGCCATCAAGTAAGTCTTCAATGGGACTAAAAACTATATCATGCAATGGCTGTAACCAGTCGATATTCTCTTGCGATGGAATCGATATTTTGTCATCTTCCTTAGTACTGGAAGTTGACTTATCGCGTAAAATATCAAGTGACCGATTCTCGCATCTAACATCTCTGCCAGCCCCAATTTTATTCAAAGAATCTTTCAAAAGTGCATCAAAGGGATCTTCGTGTGCACCTCCACTTTTTCGTATTGCTTTCCTAAAAATAGCGTCGGTTTTGTTTCTCAGTACCCACAAGCTTATTGTTTCTTTGTCCAATGCAATAAACAATGTCAAATCAGATATGTTCCTTGAAATGCATGCGAAATCTTCCTCAGTTTCATTTGAGATGGGCGAAAGGAATGTAAAGCCATACTTTATTTTCAAGGCATCTAGCAAAGCCCCTGCTCGTCCCCGTTCGGCCTCGTACAAAGCCTCATCAGTCTTTTGAAGCGCTATAAGAACTCGACATAAATAACGATAACTAGATACGTAATGCTtttgaaaacttattttcaatGCATCTTCCGAAATGAAACTTTTCCTAATAGTATCGAACGTTTTTACGCTGAGTTTGAAATTAACTAAAGCCTCATCCAGAGAACCTGACAACATATGAGCCATACCCAAGTTCTGATAGGCACATCCTTCTAGGAACATGTCAGCCACTTCCTTAGAAATTTTGAGCTGTTGCCTGTGGTACTCGATTGCTTTTTGGAATTGTTCAAGGGATAAATAAGCACAGCCGAGATTGTCATAGGTATATCCCTCTAAGGACCTGTTGCCCACTTCCTTAGCAATGCTTAGGCCTTGCTTATAATGCTCTATTGCTCTTTGCAAGTCACCGAGGGACTTATAAACTACGCCGATATTTTCATAGTCCGCTCCTTCTCCAttcctgtcgccgacttctattttAATGTTAAGGCTTTTCTTGTAGTGCTCCATTGATTCTTTGAAGTCCTCGAGGGATgaataagcattgccgagattgccataggcacctccttgtccggccctgtcgccgacttctattgcaatgctcaggcgttgcttgtggtactctattgcttgttggaattggccaagggattgataagcattgccgagattgccataggcacgtccttgtccggccctgtcgccgacttctattgcaatgctcaggcattgcttgtggtactctattgcttgttggaattggccaagggattgataagcattgccgagattgccataggcaactccttgtccggccctgtcgccgacttctattgcaatgctcaggcgttgcttgtggtactctattgcttgttggaattggccaagggattgataagcattgccgagattgccataggcacctccttgtccggccctgtcgccgacttctattgcaatgctcaggcattgcttgtggtactctattgcttgttggaattggccaagggattgataagcattgccgagattgccataggcacgtccttgtccggccctgccgccgacttctattgcaatgctcaggcattgcttgtggtactctattgcttgttggaattggccaagggattgataagcattgccgagattgccataggcacgtccttgtccggccctgtcgccgacttctattgcaatgctcaggtcttgcttgtggtactctattgcttgttggaattggccaaggttgtcataagcattgccgagattgccataggcacgtccttgtccggccctgtcgccgacttctattgcaatgctcaggcgttgcttgtggtactctattgcttgttggaattggccaagggattgataagcattgccgagattgccataggcacctccttgtccggccctgtcgccgacttctattgcaatgctcaggcgttgcttgtggtactctattgcttgttggaattggccaagggattgataagcattgccgagattgccataggcacgtccttgtccggccctgccgccgacttctattgcaatgctcaggcattgcttgtggtactctattgcttgttggaattggccaagggatTTATAAGCaatgccgagattgccataggcacctccttgtccggccctgtcgccgacttctattgcaatgctcaggcattgcttgtggtactcta encodes the following:
- the LOC140946810 gene encoding tetratricopeptide repeat protein 28-like gives rise to the protein MIGKLLNSQPLTGEAATKEEVLRRIDSVALIHIAAHGGKEAGEIALAPNPGWQSKTRIPTEEDYMLKMSDLQAIKLTARLVVLSCCHSGQGEVSSEGVVGMARAFLFAGARSVLASLWAIDDEATMVFMKCFYQHLRVGESASTALQKAMKCLRDSDDFSAPKYWAPFVLIGDDVTIEFDVNR